The Alkalinema sp. FACHB-956 genome has a window encoding:
- a CDS encoding DUF1802 family protein, whose amino-acid sequence MKTEQTFTMLCLPAPDVKGLATGQLIFAFPSIFIRTGQSFLLCPSEVLCDSDSIEYCYKPDFHQSARNSLSALELDCPEIEYWAKCEKCSIFNSIDKIEALSALSIWTRNWLTSKLNKQQSLFLAILRLYKLTSPFTLPPEIIYQDRVGKYVSLSTSYHIEINQPILQDRIFEKRKKQLEELRAPENPELETLHSQISEILVTNPAAKLLEKDLTDFLGWASTHDTTPNTPELEWIDRIATVGNSSDGNSFEKMVRKSLIQLGFSNSLNNSRASLDPDSSGGAGGIDVYCDAPFSLVGECKATKHETVPNSVSAQLIHLGHTHLGKPTFDRSVKIIFAAGELTSHAKQAAAENQMNVMRPETLQRLVTLKIKHPGSIDLQQLKVCLETQPFGQDSDDKVNQFIDSIYQTLKIRAHIIQVIKNYLDSDIAINTQAKQVDSTLVYGLYLGSNPPIALTPEQLKEILIELASPLSGYLGRVPGTDRFYFLRELSIA is encoded by the coding sequence GTGAAAACTGAGCAGACATTTACAATGTTATGTCTACCTGCACCTGATGTAAAAGGGCTAGCAACAGGTCAGTTAATTTTTGCATTTCCATCAATATTTATCCGCACTGGCCAAAGTTTTTTACTATGTCCTTCAGAAGTTTTATGTGACAGTGATTCAATCGAATATTGCTATAAACCTGATTTTCATCAGTCAGCAAGAAATTCTTTGTCTGCCTTAGAATTGGACTGTCCAGAGATTGAGTACTGGGCAAAGTGTGAAAAGTGTTCCATTTTTAATAGTATAGATAAGATAGAGGCCCTATCAGCCTTATCTATCTGGACACGAAATTGGCTGACTTCCAAATTAAATAAGCAGCAAAGCCTCTTTCTAGCAATTTTAAGGTTGTATAAACTAACATCTCCTTTTACTTTGCCGCCTGAAATTATTTATCAAGATCGGGTGGGGAAATATGTTAGTCTTTCTACTTCTTACCACATAGAAATTAATCAACCAATTTTACAAGATCGTATTTTCGAGAAACGCAAAAAACAGCTTGAAGAACTTCGTGCTCCAGAAAACCCAGAATTAGAAACTCTACACAGCCAAATTAGTGAAATCCTCGTAACTAACCCCGCTGCAAAACTATTAGAAAAGGATCTCACAGACTTCCTAGGTTGGGCATCAACTCACGATACAACCCCAAACACCCCCGAATTAGAGTGGATTGACCGCATCGCCACAGTTGGCAACTCCAGCGATGGTAATTCCTTTGAAAAAATGGTGCGGAAAAGTCTAATTCAGTTAGGCTTTAGCAACTCACTCAATAACTCAAGAGCCAGCCTAGACCCAGACTCCTCTGGCGGAGCAGGTGGCATCGATGTTTATTGTGATGCACCCTTTAGCCTCGTTGGAGAATGCAAAGCTACTAAGCATGAAACAGTTCCTAATAGCGTTTCAGCACAACTCATTCACCTAGGACATACCCATCTTGGTAAACCAACCTTCGATCGATCTGTTAAAATAATTTTCGCCGCCGGAGAATTAACTAGTCACGCTAAACAAGCCGCAGCCGAAAATCAGATGAATGTTATGCGCCCAGAAACCCTCCAAAGACTTGTCACGCTGAAGATCAAACACCCCGGTAGCATTGACCTTCAGCAATTAAAAGTCTGCCTAGAAACGCAACCCTTTGGACAAGACTCTGACGATAAAGTTAATCAATTCATTGACAGCATCTACCAAACCTTAAAAATCAGAGCGCACATCATCCAAGTTATCAAGAACTACCTTGATAGTGACATTGCAATCAATACACAAGCCAAACAGGTTGATAGCACCTTGGTCTATGGTTTATACCTCGGTTCCAATCCTCCTATTGCACTGACCCCTGAGCAACTCAAAGAAATTTTGATTGAATTAGCGTCGCCGTTGTCAGGATATTTAGGCCGCGTACCGGGAACCGATCGCTTCTACTTTTTGCGAGAACTGTCGATCGCCTAG
- a CDS encoding Rpn family recombination-promoting nuclease/putative transposase translates to MFDLTCKFLVEQFSADFATWLLGTPTPFQELSPSELSLEPIRADALILMQNEDTVLQIEFQTRPDEAMGFRMADYCLRIYRRYPNKHLHQYVIYLKPSTSPLVHNNQFILPNLTAQYNILRLWEHPPDRFLNTPGLLPFAVLSQTSDPIATLRQVAQKIDQLPDRRQQSNLTGTAYILAGLVLNQDITSRILRRDIMRESVTYQEILQEGRQAGLQSGRQEGELLILLRLLDRHLGPLSEPLTQQIRQLSPPSRQALTDAFLDLKTPQDLQHWLTTQQP, encoded by the coding sequence ATGTTTGATCTCACCTGCAAATTCCTCGTCGAACAATTCTCCGCCGACTTTGCCACCTGGCTTCTCGGCACCCCCACCCCATTCCAAGAACTCAGCCCCTCCGAACTCTCCCTAGAACCCATCCGCGCCGACGCCCTCATCCTCATGCAAAACGAGGACACCGTCCTCCAAATCGAATTCCAAACCCGCCCCGACGAAGCCATGGGATTCCGCATGGCCGACTACTGCCTCCGCATCTACCGCCGCTACCCCAACAAACACCTCCACCAATACGTCATCTACCTCAAACCCAGCACCTCCCCCCTCGTCCACAACAACCAATTCATCCTCCCCAACCTCACTGCCCAATACAACATCCTCCGCCTCTGGGAACATCCCCCCGATCGCTTCCTCAACACCCCCGGCCTCCTTCCCTTCGCCGTCCTCAGCCAAACCTCAGACCCCATTGCCACCCTCCGCCAAGTCGCCCAAAAAATCGACCAACTCCCCGATCGACGCCAACAAAGCAACCTCACCGGCACCGCCTACATCCTCGCCGGATTAGTATTAAATCAAGACATCACCAGCCGGATCTTAAGGAGAGACATCATGCGAGAATCCGTCACCTACCAAGAAATCCTCCAAGAAGGCCGCCAAGCCGGACTGCAATCAGGTCGCCAAGAAGGAGAACTCCTCATCCTCCTGCGCCTCCTCGATCGGCACCTCGGCCCCCTCAGCGAACCCCTCACCCAACAAATCCGCCAACTCAGCCCCCCATCCCGCCAAGCCCTCACCGACGCCTTCCTCGACCTCAAAACCCCCCAAGACCTCCAACACTGGCTCACCACCCAACAACCCTAA
- a CDS encoding ATP-binding protein — translation MTETVVVRNFAGIQNLEIEVKRINVLIGPQASGKSICAKLLFYFKRLIEQYFLVVESSQTQEAVDAHYRAVFEEYFPPEAWGKDAFYIRYEISPIFIEINGCQFGEETFSLKYSDAFSAGFTALRKTVDQVAESANQKLSSDMLKVWAKQALTRSLLKRSWIGSLSEVIGQEVGFSQLFIPAGRSFFAVLQANIFSFLSSNNSLDPFLREFGAVYENLKDSRQGDTGAAEGDNAEIEAEIEAEIRRLIEASLCGKHVREKGRDFFESEDGRRINVANSSSGQQETLPLTIVLAALPSLAKSQSGQTVYIEEPEAHLFPRAQRSIVELIATVFNYRKHHLQFFITTHSPYVLTALNNLLQAGMLYGEVEGEMGRQLAQVVPIYKALGKGDLAAYVVENGTARSIVSAETGLIDAEVIDSVSNELAIEFDRLLDLV, via the coding sequence ATGACTGAAACAGTAGTCGTTAGAAATTTTGCGGGTATTCAGAACCTGGAAATTGAGGTGAAGCGAATCAATGTTCTGATTGGCCCCCAGGCAAGTGGTAAGAGCATTTGTGCAAAATTACTGTTTTACTTCAAGCGGTTGATTGAGCAGTATTTCTTGGTGGTTGAAAGTAGTCAGACTCAAGAAGCGGTAGATGCTCACTACCGGGCTGTATTTGAGGAGTATTTTCCGCCGGAGGCTTGGGGAAAAGATGCGTTTTATATTCGGTATGAAATCTCGCCTATTTTTATCGAAATTAATGGTTGTCAGTTCGGGGAAGAGACTTTTTCCCTGAAGTATTCAGATGCTTTTTCAGCTGGGTTTACGGCTCTAAGGAAGACTGTGGATCAAGTTGCAGAAAGTGCAAATCAGAAATTGTCTTCAGATATGTTGAAGGTTTGGGCAAAACAGGCCCTAACTCGTTCTCTTTTAAAACGGTCTTGGATAGGCTCTTTGTCTGAAGTCATTGGGCAAGAAGTTGGGTTTTCTCAGCTGTTTATTCCGGCGGGGCGATCGTTTTTTGCGGTTTTGCAGGCTAATATTTTTTCTTTTTTGTCAAGTAATAACTCTCTCGATCCTTTTTTGCGGGAGTTTGGGGCAGTTTATGAAAATCTCAAGGATTCTCGCCAGGGGGATACGGGCGCAGCGGAAGGAGACAATGCTGAGATTGAAGCTGAGATTGAAGCTGAGATTCGGCGGTTGATTGAGGCGTCGCTGTGTGGGAAGCATGTGCGGGAAAAGGGAAGGGATTTTTTTGAGAGTGAGGATGGGCGGCGGATTAATGTAGCGAATTCGTCTTCTGGGCAGCAGGAAACGTTGCCGCTGACGATCGTGTTGGCGGCGTTGCCTTCTCTGGCAAAATCGCAGTCGGGGCAGACGGTTTACATTGAGGAGCCGGAAGCGCATTTGTTTCCGAGGGCGCAGCGCAGCATTGTTGAGTTGATTGCGACGGTGTTTAATTATCGAAAACATCATCTGCAATTTTTTATTACGACCCATAGTCCCTATGTGCTGACGGCGCTGAATAATTTGCTGCAAGCGGGGATGCTCTACGGTGAGGTGGAGGGGGAGATGGGGCGGCAGTTGGCGCAGGTGGTGCCGATTTATAAAGCGTTGGGGAAGGGGGATTTGGCGGCCTATGTGGTGGAGAATGGGACGGCGAGGAGTATTGTTTCTGCGGAGACGGGGTTGATCGATGCGGAGGTGATTGATTCTGTGTCGAATGAGTTGGCGATCGAGTTCGATCGGTTGTTGGATCTGGTTTGA
- a CDS encoding cation:proton antiporter yields the protein MQEDFRLIVDLVTVLAAAAAGGLLAALLRQPVLLGYLLAGIIVGPTGLGLIKELVQVETLAQFGAAFLLFALGVEFSFSELQKVKWISLGGGGLQIALTILVTTGASLLMGWVTSPPQGVFLGAILSLSSTAVVLKSLMERNETGTAHGQVMLGILVVQDLALGLMLAVLPALDKPAEEIGLAIGWALVQTGLFALGAVAAGIWVIPRLLRLLAKTESRELFLLGVVALCLGIALLTEQLGLSIEMGAFVAGLMISEVEYADQTLTYVEPIRDIFASLFFASIGMLIDPVFLWNNLELILGLVALVLVGKFLIVTPLVKGFGYDLKTALISGLGLAQIGEFSFVLASEGQALGLVSRRVYLLILGTTAVTLVVTPFILRAVPQLLAWAEAVPWLAKYLLKADGLMDSSDELPQKSHVVICGYGWTGRNLVKLLQQQNCPVVVVEQSESRIQQLRDGGIPYIYGNAASLHVLEKAGVAEARSMAIALPDPMSTRLALKRTLEIAPDLDVVVRANQPKDIEMLYQLGAREVVQPEFEASLEISAHLWMGMGLTESLVQSRIQTIRNARYLEFRPALSSDEVSRELKAATSDLNNKWYSMPDDSPLLGMTLQETDVWRLTGVTLMAIRRAGGLEVDYPTGEVTLEQGDRVLLVGDVAEMKAFEALVKGEAAVPAQGNSCQWLRVPEGSPIVGLRIQELALEGVQIQAIRREGKFFQGPEGSVDVQANDRLLLCGTVAALMVAQVQIVPELSSPLGSSIAS from the coding sequence GTGCAGGAAGACTTTCGACTGATTGTGGATTTGGTGACCGTCCTGGCGGCGGCGGCGGCGGGTGGTTTGCTGGCAGCGTTGCTGCGCCAACCCGTGTTGCTGGGCTATCTGTTGGCGGGCATCATTGTGGGGCCGACGGGGCTGGGGCTGATTAAGGAACTGGTGCAGGTAGAAACCTTGGCGCAGTTTGGCGCAGCCTTTTTGCTGTTTGCCCTGGGAGTAGAGTTTTCCTTCTCAGAATTGCAGAAGGTGAAGTGGATCAGTTTAGGTGGGGGCGGTTTGCAGATTGCCCTGACGATTTTGGTCACCACGGGGGCTTCGTTGCTGATGGGCTGGGTGACTTCGCCGCCCCAGGGGGTGTTTCTCGGGGCGATTTTGTCGCTGTCTTCCACGGCAGTGGTGCTGAAGTCGTTGATGGAGCGCAATGAGACCGGGACAGCCCACGGGCAGGTGATGCTGGGCATTCTGGTGGTGCAGGATTTGGCCTTGGGGTTGATGCTGGCGGTGCTGCCAGCGCTGGATAAACCTGCGGAGGAAATTGGGCTAGCGATAGGCTGGGCTTTGGTGCAGACGGGGTTGTTTGCGCTGGGGGCGGTGGCGGCGGGAATTTGGGTGATTCCACGGCTGTTGCGGCTCCTGGCTAAGACGGAGAGCCGAGAACTGTTTTTGTTAGGCGTGGTGGCGCTGTGTTTGGGGATTGCGCTGCTGACGGAACAGTTGGGCCTGTCGATCGAGATGGGGGCCTTTGTGGCGGGGTTGATGATCTCGGAGGTGGAGTATGCGGATCAGACCCTGACCTATGTGGAGCCGATTCGAGATATTTTTGCGTCGTTGTTTTTTGCGTCGATCGGGATGTTGATCGACCCGGTGTTTTTGTGGAATAACCTGGAGCTGATTCTGGGGCTGGTGGCGCTGGTACTGGTGGGTAAGTTCCTGATTGTGACGCCGTTGGTCAAGGGGTTTGGCTATGACTTGAAGACGGCGCTGATCAGTGGTTTGGGGCTGGCGCAGATTGGGGAGTTTTCCTTTGTGTTGGCGAGTGAGGGACAGGCACTGGGGCTGGTATCGCGGCGGGTGTATTTGCTGATTTTGGGGACGACGGCGGTGACGTTGGTGGTGACGCCGTTTATTTTGCGGGCGGTGCCGCAGTTGCTGGCTTGGGCGGAGGCGGTGCCCTGGTTGGCGAAGTATTTGCTGAAGGCCGATGGACTGATGGACAGTTCGGACGAGTTGCCGCAGAAGAGCCATGTGGTGATCTGTGGCTATGGCTGGACGGGGCGTAATTTGGTCAAGCTGTTGCAGCAGCAGAATTGCCCGGTGGTGGTGGTGGAGCAGTCGGAAAGCCGGATTCAGCAGTTGCGAGATGGGGGGATTCCCTACATCTATGGCAATGCGGCGAGTTTGCATGTGCTGGAGAAGGCGGGGGTGGCGGAGGCGCGCAGCATGGCGATCGCGCTGCCGGATCCGATGAGTACGCGGTTGGCATTAAAGCGGACGTTGGAGATTGCGCCGGATTTGGATGTGGTGGTGCGGGCCAATCAGCCGAAGGATATCGAGATGCTGTACCAGCTGGGGGCACGGGAGGTGGTGCAACCGGAGTTTGAGGCGAGTTTGGAGATTTCAGCGCACCTGTGGATGGGCATGGGGTTGACGGAGAGTTTGGTGCAGAGTCGGATTCAGACGATTCGCAATGCACGGTATTTGGAGTTTCGGCCTGCGTTGTCGTCGGATGAGGTGTCGCGGGAGTTGAAGGCGGCGACGAGTGATTTGAATAACAAGTGGTACAGTATGCCGGATGATTCGCCGCTGCTGGGGATGACGTTGCAGGAGACGGATGTGTGGCGGCTGACGGGGGTGACGCTGATGGCGATCCGTCGGGCGGGGGGTTTGGAGGTGGATTACCCCACAGGGGAGGTGACGCTGGAGCAGGGCGATCGGGTGTTGCTGGTGGGCGATGTGGCGGAGATGAAGGCGTTTGAGGCGCTGGTGAAGGGAGAGGCGGCGGTTCCGGCTCAGGGGAATTCTTGCCAGTGGTTGCGGGTGCCGGAGGGCAGTCCGATCGTGGGGTTACGGATTCAGGAGTTGGCGTTGGAGGGGGTGCAGATTCAGGCAATTCGGCGGGAAGGCAAGTTTTTCCAGGGGCCGGAGGGCAGTGTGGATGTGCAGGCGAACGATCGGTTGTTGTTGTGTGGGACGGTGGCGGCGTTGATGGTGGCGCAGGTGCAGATTGTGCCGGAGTTAAGTTCGCCGCTGGGTTCGTCGATCGCGAGCTGA
- a CDS encoding late competence development ComFB family protein, with product MSIEKIVEQALQDGYLTPAMEAEVGRICDTASELSIEEYMSLDRLMGALLTGEVVAVPRKQFINVMEELVLTEAIARVAEIEATSERTLDLGDIAAYALNRLPPLYATTEEGATYQRSKAKEDLSPLIAQCVNEAIAKNLDRPEFYPERQAIGKNNNKDEILTQVSSLLQAYAPTFEAGAR from the coding sequence ATGAGTATTGAGAAGATCGTCGAACAAGCCTTGCAGGATGGTTATCTGACTCCCGCCATGGAAGCGGAAGTGGGACGGATCTGTGATACGGCCTCAGAACTTTCGATCGAAGAATATATGTCCCTCGATCGTCTGATGGGTGCCCTGCTGACTGGAGAAGTGGTGGCCGTACCCCGGAAGCAGTTCATCAACGTCATGGAAGAGTTGGTGCTGACGGAAGCGATCGCGCGGGTGGCCGAAATTGAAGCCACGAGCGAACGTACCCTAGATCTGGGGGATATTGCCGCCTATGCTCTTAACCGTCTCCCCCCGCTCTACGCTACGACGGAAGAAGGGGCCACCTACCAAAGATCGAAAGCGAAGGAAGATTTATCTCCCCTAATCGCCCAGTGTGTCAACGAAGCGATCGCGAAGAACCTCGATCGTCCAGAGTTCTACCCCGAACGGCAAGCGATCGGCAAGAACAACAACAAAGACGAAATCCTGACCCAGGTCAGTTCGTTGCTACAAGCCTATGCACCCACCTTTGAAGCGGGCGCTAGATAG
- a CDS encoding glycoside hydrolase family 19 protein, whose protein sequence is MPSATQLKLWRQQAADKISRLLTENDGTELVTGDFKVDELLRILNNLPKRPANRPPYAGTFPNLAIPEARRKAADLLKQRIRAITGETLQTQDGLVDDTLRVLLRANDRPDGKSPYAEFFPEEKIPPVSVDNLLDIAPYAEPAQVRLLYPHLLVTMATYKINTPLRQAHFLAQVAHESGSFNYLEELASGEDYEGREDLGNVQEGDGVRFKGRGLIQVTGRHNYRHCGTDLGIDLLANPTRLADPDLACLSAGWFWNREHLNSLADEDDLDNVTLTINGGYNGYEERRDFLIVAKQVLQV, encoded by the coding sequence ATGCCCTCTGCAACTCAGCTCAAACTTTGGCGTCAACAAGCTGCGGATAAAATTTCCAGGTTGCTCACCGAGAACGACGGCACCGAACTGGTGACGGGCGATTTCAAAGTAGATGAACTCCTGCGGATTCTGAATAACCTGCCCAAGCGTCCGGCCAACCGCCCTCCCTATGCAGGCACCTTTCCTAATCTTGCAATCCCTGAGGCCCGCCGCAAAGCGGCTGATCTCTTGAAACAACGCATTCGGGCCATTACTGGGGAAACGTTGCAGACCCAGGATGGGCTGGTGGATGACACGCTGCGGGTGTTGCTGCGGGCCAACGATCGGCCAGACGGGAAATCTCCCTATGCCGAATTTTTCCCAGAAGAAAAAATTCCACCGGTGTCGGTCGATAATTTGCTGGATATTGCCCCCTATGCCGAACCGGCGCAGGTCAGGTTACTCTATCCCCACCTCTTGGTCACCATGGCCACCTATAAGATCAACACCCCCCTGCGCCAAGCCCATTTCCTGGCTCAGGTGGCCCATGAATCGGGTTCTTTTAACTATTTGGAAGAACTGGCGTCTGGGGAGGACTATGAAGGGCGGGAAGATCTAGGCAATGTCCAGGAAGGGGATGGGGTTCGCTTTAAGGGACGGGGATTGATTCAAGTTACGGGTCGCCACAATTACCGTCATTGTGGCACAGACTTGGGGATCGATTTGCTGGCCAATCCCACCCGCCTAGCCGATCCCGATTTGGCTTGTTTAAGCGCAGGGTGGTTCTGGAATCGGGAACACCTGAATAGTCTGGCAGATGAGGATGATCTCGATAACGTTACCTTGACGATTAACGGGGGGTATAACGGCTACGAGGAGCGCCGGGACTTCCTGATCGTCGCAAAACAGGTCTTGCAGGTGTAG